One Setaria viridis chromosome 3, Setaria_viridis_v4.0, whole genome shotgun sequence DNA window includes the following coding sequences:
- the LOC117849412 gene encoding uncharacterized protein, producing the protein MPPAPALPLLLLLLLLAVAVAVTGAAEVDALIAFKRFLTVPPAAAPFFATWDATAADPCTFTGVACGTGRVVTGVSLRALNVSAASVPFADLCAALPSLTTLSLPENSLGGAIDGVVGCAALQELNLAFNGFSSTVPDLSPLTRLRRLNVSSNLFAGAFPWASLAKMPDLSVLALGDNPFLAPTHAFPAEVTRLTNLTVLYLSAAKIGGAIPPEIGNLVNLVDLELSDNDLAGEIPKEIARLTNLNQLELYNNSLHGELPTGFGELTKLQYFDASMNNLTGSLAELRSLKELISLQLFSNNFSGGVPPEFGDFKELVNLSLYNNSLTGELPASLGSWGRFNFIDVSTNALSGPIPPDMCKQGTMLKLLILENSFSGGIPATYASCKTLVRFRVSKNRLTGEVPDGLWALPNVNVLDLAENQFNGSIGGGIGNATAMTYLMLAGNRFAGAIPPSIGNAASLESMDVSWNELSGELPESIGRLSSLNSLTIEGNGIGGAIPASLGSCSALSTVNFAGNKLAGAIPAELGNLPRLNSLDLSRNELTGAVPASLAALKLSSLNLSDNQLTGPVPEALAISAYGESFVGNPGLCATNGAGFLRRCAPGSGGRSASAAARLVVTCILAATAVLLAALGVLIYLKKRRRAEAEAAASGAGKLFALKKGSWDLKSFRILAFDEREIIAGVRDENLIGSGGSGNVYRVKLGSGAVVAVKHVTRAARLSSSARWREFEAEVGTLSAIRHVNVVKLLCSITSEDGGASLLVYEHLPNGSLHERLHGPEGRKLGGGLGWAERHDVAVGAARGLEYLHHGCDRPILHRDVKSSNILLDEAFKPRLADFGLAKILTAASARVDSSAGVVAGTLGYMAPEYAYTWKVTEKSDVYSFGVVLLELVTGRPAMVPVEEGGGDLVEWVSRRLESREKAMSLVDARVTEGWAREEAVRVLRVAVLCTSRTPAMRPSMRSVVQMLEDVAAAREDDAPAAKLIQVKVV; encoded by the coding sequence atgccgcccgcccccgccctccccctcctcctcctcctcctcctcctcgccgtcgccgtcgccgtcaccgGAGCCGCCGAGGTGGACGCGCTCATCGCCTTCAAACGCTTCCTCACCGTCCCTCCGGCAGCCGCGCCCTTCTTCGCCACGTGGGACGCTACCGCGGCCGACCCCTGCACCTTCACCGGCGTCGCGTGCGGCACCGGCCGCGTCGTCACCGGCGTCTCCCTGAGAGCCCTGAACGTCTCCGCCGCGTCCGTGCCCTTCGCCGACCTCTGCGCCGCGCTGCCGTCCCTGACCACGCTGTCCCTGCCGGAGAACTCGCTCGGCGGCGCCATCGACGGCGTCGTCGGGTGCGCGGCGCTCCAGGAGCTCAACCTCGCGTTCAACGGCTTCAGCAGCACGGTCCCGGACCTCTCGCCGCTCACCAGGCTCCGCAGGCTCAACGTCTCCTCCAACCTCTTCGCTGGTGCGTTCCCGTGGGCCTCGCTCGCCAAGATGCCGGACCTCTCCGTGCTCGCGCTCGGGGACAACCCGTTCCTCGCGCCCACCCACGCGTTCCCCGCCGAGGTCACCAGGCTCACCAACCTCACCGTGCTCTACTTGTCCGCCGCCAAGATCGGCGGCGCCATCCCGCCGGAGATCGGCAACCTGGTCAACCTCGTCGACCTCGAGCTCTCCGATAACGACCTCGCCGGCGAGATACCCAAGGAGATCGCCAGGCTCACCAACCTCAACCAGCTCGAGCTCTACAACAATTCCCTCCATGGCGAGCTCCCCACCGGGTTCGGCGAGCTCACCAAGCTGCAGTACTTCGATGCGTCCATGAACAACCTCACCGGCAGCCTCGCCGAGCTCCGGTCCCTCAAGGAGCTCATCTCGCTGCAGCTCTTCAGCAACAACTTCTCCGGTGGGGTGCCCCCGGAGTTCGGCGACTTCAAGGAGCTCGTGAACCTGTCCCTTTACAACAACAGCCtcaccggcgagctgccggcgaGCCTCGGGAGCTGGGGGCGGTTCAACTTCATCGACGTCTCCACGAACGCGCTCTCCGGGCCGATCCCGCCGGACATGTGCAAGCAGGGCACCATGCTGAAGCTGCTCATCCTCGAGAACAGCTTCTCCGGCGGGATCCCGGCGACCTACGCGAGCTGCAAGACGCTGGTGAGGTTCCGGGTCAGCAAGAACAGGCTCACCGGCGAGGTGCCCGATGGGCTGTGGGCCCTCCCCAACGTCAACGTGCTCGACCTGGCCGAGAACCAGTTCAACGgcagcatcggcggcggcatcgggaACGCCACGGCGATGACCTATCTCATGCTTGCCGGGAACAGGTTCGCCGGCGCGATTCCGCCGTCGATCGGCAACGCGGCGAGCCTCGAGAGCATGGACGTGTCGTGGAACGAGCTCTCCGGCGAGTTGCCGGAGAGCATCGGGAGGCTGTCGAGCCTCAACAGCCTCACCATCGAGGGGAACGGGATCGGCGGGGCCATCCCGGCGAGCCTGGGTTCGTGCTCGGCGCTCAGCACGGTCAATTTCGCCGGGAACAAGCTCGCCGGCGCGATCCCCGCGGAGCTGGGCAACCTGCCGCGGCTGAATTCTCTGGATTTGTCCAGGAATGAGCTGACCGGCGCCGTGCCGGCGAGCCTCGCCGCGCTGAAGCTGAGCAGTCTGAACCTGTCCGACAACCAGCTGACCGGGCCCGTGCCGGAGGCGCTCGCGATCTCGGCCTACGGCGAGAGCTTCGTCGGGAACCCCGGGCTGTGCGCCACCAACGGCGCCGgcttcctccgccgctgcgCGCCGGGCTCCGGAGGCCggtcggcgagcgccgccgcgcgcctggTCGTTACCTGCATCCTCGCCGCGACGGCGGTCCTGCTGGCGGCGCTGGGCGTGTTGATATACCTGAagaagcggcggcgcgcggaggccgaggcggccgcGTCCGGCGCGGGGAAGCTGTTCGCGCTGAAGAAGGGCTCGTGGGACCTCAAGTCGTTCCGGATCCTGGCGTTCGACGAGCGCGAGATCATCGCCGGCGTCCGCGACGAGAACCTGATCGGCAGCGGCGGGTCCGGGAACGtgtaccgggtgaagctcgggagcggcgcggtggtggcggtgaagCACGTGACGCGGGCGGCGCGCTTGTCGTCGTCGGCGCGGTGGCGGGAGttcgaggcggaggtggggacgcTGAGCGCGATCCGGCACGTGAACGTGGTGAAGCTGCTGTGCAGCATCACgagcgaggacggcggcgcgagCCTGCTGGTGTACGAGCACCTCCCCAACGGCAGCCTGCACGAGCGGCTGCACGGGCCGGAGGGGAGGAAGCTGGGCGGCGGGCTCGGGTGGGCGGAGCGGCACGAcgtggcggtgggcgcggcgagGGGGCTCGAGTACCTCCACCACGGTTGCGACCGCCCCATCCTCCATCGCGACGTCAAGTCCAgcaacatcctcctcgacgaGGCCTTCAAGCCCCGCCTCGCAGACTTCGGCCTCGCCAAGATCCTCACCGCCGCGTCCGCTAGAGTGGACTCGTcggccggcgtcgtcgccggcacGCTCGGGTACATGGCGCCGGAGTACGCGTACACGTGGAAGGTGACGGAgaagagcgacgtgtacagcttcggcgtggtgctgctggagctggtgacggggcggccggcgatggtgccggtggaggagggcggcggcgacctggTGGAGTGGGTGTCGCGGCGGCTGGAGAGCCGGGAGAAGGCTATGTCTCTGGTGGACGCGCGGGTGACGGAGGGTTGGGcccgggaggaggcggtgcgggTACTGCGCGTGGCGGTGCTGTGCACCAGCCGGACGCCGGCGATGCGGCCGTCCATGCGGTCCGTCGTGCAGATGCTCGaggacgtcgccgccgcgcgggaGGACGACGCGCCAGCGGCCAAGCTCATCCAGGTCAAGGTCGTCTGA
- the LOC117850077 gene encoding malate dehydrogenase, glyoxysomal: MEQQGADAAAARRMATLASHLRPDPASSYPQMEEVSLLRGSICRAKGAAPGFKVAILGAAGGIGQPLALLMKMNPLVSVLHLYDVVNAPGVTADISHMNTGAVVRGFLGQPQLENALTGMDLVIIPAGVPRKPGMTRDDLFNINAGIVRTLCEGIAKCCPKAIVNVISNPVNSTVPIAAEVFKKAGTYDPKRLLGVTTLDVVRANTFVGEVLGLDPREVNVPVIGGHAGVTILPLLSQVNPACSLTSEEVNHLTSRIQNGGTEVVEAKAGAGSATLSMAYAAAKFADACLRGLRGDAGIVECSYVASQVTELPFFASKVRLGRSGVEEILPLGPLNEFERAGLEKAKKELAESIQKGVSFINK; the protein is encoded by the exons ATGGAGCAGCAAggggccgacgcggcggcggccaggcggaTGGCCACGCTCGCCTCCCACCTGCGCCCGGACCCCGCCTCCTCTTACCCTCAG ATGGAGGAGGTCTCCCTCCTGAGGGGATCCATTTGCCGTGCAAAAGGGGCGGCGCCAGGCTTCAAGGTCGCAATCTTGGGTGCAGCTGGTGGGATCGGGCAGCCACTCGCGCTACTGATGAAGATGAACCCTCTTGTTTCGGTGCTCCATCTATATGATGTCGTCAACGCACCTGGTGTCACGGCTGACATTAGCCACATGAATACTGGTGCTGTG GTGCGTGGATTCTTGGGCCAACCACAGTTAGAAAATGCTCTAACTGGGATGGATCTTGTGATAATTCCTGCTGGTGTCCCTCGGAAACCTGGGATGACAAGGGATGATCTGTTTAACATCAATGCTGGAATCGTCCGTACTCTTTGTGAGGGAATTGCAAAATGCTGCCCTAAGGCAATTGTGAACGTGATCAGTAATCCTGTCAATTCCACTGTTCCCATTGCGGCTGAAGTTTTCAAGAAAGCTGGCACATACGATCCTAAGCGCCTTTTAGGGGTTACAACACTTGACGTAGTGAGAGCCAACACTTTTGTG GGAGAGGTTCTTGGACTTGATCCCAGAGAAGTCAATGTTCCTGTCATTGGTGGGCATGCTGGAGTTACAATATTACCACTCCTTTCACAG GTGAATCCTGCCTGCTCACTCACGTCAGAAGAGGTTAATCACCTCACTTCTCGCATACAGAATGGTGGGACAGAAGTAGTTGAG GCTAAAGCTGGAGCAGGATCAGCGACTCTTTCAATG GCGTATGCAGCTGCTAAATTTGCAGATGCATGCCTGAGAGGACTGCGTGGTGATGCCGGAATAGTGGAGTGCTCTTATGTTGCTTCTCAG GTGACGGAGCTACCTTTCTTTGCATCCAAAGTGCGGTTAGGGCGCTCTGGTGTTGAGGAAATATTGCCACTTGGGCCATTGAATGAGTTCGAAAG AGCTGGTCTTGAGAAGGCAAAGAAAGAGCTGGCCGAGAGTATCCAGAAGGGCGTCTCTTTCATCAACAAGTGA
- the LOC117850904 gene encoding MEIOTIC F-BOX protein MOF → MFLDSSCYNNGLSLEAGNSLVKASISVMPEQLSPRTEAILLGSLFSVTSLELQFFQAMAFLDNELDKFPMFDNLRTLSLSYCFFSERDADKLKALGRFLHKSPNLEELILQDFWYSEGAAKDPRMGQTSDQSELKTLPKVSMCRKGKAKLKKTYPQFGNLVRFQCRKLKYTEIIHEKGVKIQELVSFLLDISGSATKNNTTLTKV, encoded by the exons ATGTTCCTGGACTCTAGTTGCTACAACAATGGTCTGTCGTTAGAGGCAGGAAATTCCCTTGTCAAGGCATCAATTTCTGTAATGCCTGAACAGTTATCTCCAAGAACTGAAGCCATTCTTCTTGGCAGTCTATTCAGTGTGACAAGTTTGGAGTTGCAATTCTTTCAAGCAATG GCCTTCTTAGACAACGAGTTAGATAAGTTCCCAATGTTCGACAACCTGAGAACCTTGTCTCTCAGCTACTGTTTCTTCAGCGAACGGGATGCTGATAAATTGAAGGCTCTTGGGAGATTTCTGCACAAGTCCCCAAATCTGGAGGAGCTTATTTTGCAGGATTTCTGG TACTCTGAAGGTGCTGCAAAGGATCCGAGGATGGGGCAAACGAGTGACCAGTCCGAGCTTAAAACG CTCCCAAAAGTTTCCATGTGTCGGAAAGGAAAGGCCAAGCTGAAGAAGACATATCCTCAGTTTGGGAACCTTGTGCGGTTCCAATGCCGGAAGCTGAAATATACTGAAATCATACACGAGAAGGGTGTCAAAATCCAGGAGCTGGTCAGTTTTTTGCTGGACATCTCAGGCTCTGCAACAAAAAATAATACAACGCTCACCAAAGTCTGA